One window from the genome of Alkalihalobacillus sp. LMS6 encodes:
- a CDS encoding MaoC family dehydratase, giving the protein MINEKTIKKGWNGRFYGDFEIGDVYAHPLGKTVTQTDNQWFTLLTQNTNPIHFDNVYASKTEFKKTLVDSTFTVALVTGQSVTDVSQNVMANLGWDEIRLPNPVFEGDTIYSYSEVLEKRESKSRPEVGIVKIKTVGYNQDGVPVITFKRTMMVYKEDHAPKDTNELLQKALDQSSS; this is encoded by the coding sequence TTGATAAATGAAAAAACAATTAAAAAAGGTTGGAATGGTCGATTCTATGGTGATTTTGAAATAGGTGACGTGTACGCTCACCCACTAGGGAAAACCGTGACACAAACAGATAATCAGTGGTTTACGTTATTAACGCAAAATACAAATCCCATTCACTTTGATAATGTTTATGCAAGCAAAACGGAATTTAAGAAAACGCTTGTTGATTCGACGTTTACCGTTGCCCTTGTGACAGGTCAATCGGTTACCGATGTCTCGCAAAATGTGATGGCTAACCTTGGATGGGATGAAATACGTTTGCCTAATCCTGTTTTTGAAGGAGATACAATCTATTCCTATAGTGAGGTACTTGAAAAGCGTGAGTCAAAGTCACGCCCTGAGGTAGGCATCGTCAAAATCAAAACAGTCGGGTACAACCAAGATGGTGTTCCGGTCATCACATTTAAACGAACAATGATGGTGTATAAAGAAGACCATGCGCCGAAAGATACAAACGAACTGTTGCAAAAAGCATTAGATCAATCATCTTCATAA
- a CDS encoding DMT family transporter → MTTNNQRWLGILFVLFGASFWGIGGTAADYLFQTANIDVNWYVTTRLICSGLLLLGIQLFLKGWQSVFAIWLTFSNWLPLFAFALFGMLLVQYSYMASIHEGNAAVATLLQYLAPVYIILWLLLRRKQSFQWFDLIAIGLTIVGTLLLLTNGSFSQLTVPGSAILWGIISGLSLAFYTLYARRLTARYSSIVVVGWAMLIAGVTMSFIHPIWAVDVSSWSFSTSMILFFTIVFGTAIAFWFIIKSLDYLQAKETTLLGTLEPLTAVVSSVLWLNLTFGIWQVVGMVFILTLVVSLSLQKTKRAV, encoded by the coding sequence ATGACAACGAACAATCAAAGATGGCTCGGCATTCTTTTTGTCCTTTTTGGGGCTAGTTTTTGGGGAATTGGCGGGACTGCAGCAGATTATTTATTTCAAACAGCCAACATTGACGTGAATTGGTATGTGACCACGCGGCTTATTTGTAGCGGTTTGTTGCTACTTGGCATTCAGCTCTTTTTAAAAGGATGGCAGTCGGTCTTCGCCATTTGGCTGACCTTTTCAAATTGGCTGCCACTATTTGCATTTGCGCTCTTCGGCATGTTGCTTGTGCAATACTCTTATATGGCTTCTATTCATGAGGGAAATGCAGCGGTCGCTACGTTATTGCAATATTTGGCTCCGGTTTATATCATTCTTTGGTTACTTCTAAGACGAAAACAGTCGTTTCAGTGGTTCGATCTTATTGCAATTGGATTAACAATCGTCGGCACGCTCTTGTTATTGACGAATGGCTCATTTTCACAATTAACCGTACCTGGTTCAGCCATTCTATGGGGAATCATCTCGGGACTTTCACTCGCTTTTTATACGCTTTATGCTCGACGATTAACAGCTCGCTACTCTTCCATTGTCGTTGTTGGATGGGCGATGCTTATTGCTGGCGTGACCATGTCATTTATTCACCCCATTTGGGCTGTTGACGTATCAAGCTGGTCATTCTCTACAAGCATGATTCTTTTTTTCACGATTGTCTTCGGTACAGCAATTGCGTTTTGGTTCATTATTAAGAGCCTCGATTACTTACAAGCAAAAGAAACCACCTTGCTAGGTACATTAGAACCTTTAACAGCCGTTGTTAGTAGCGTACTTTGGTTAAATCTTACTTTTGGTATTTGGCAGGTAGTCGGAATGGTCTTCATTCTCACACTGGTCGTCTCGTTGTCTTTACAGAAAACTAAACGTGCCGTCTAA
- a CDS encoding LysR family transcriptional regulator, which yields MDMSQLQNFIVVAEEENMTKAADLLLLSQPALSRSILTLEKELGVPLFDRKNRKIVLNRYGRAFLLNAKQMMQYWNHAKLNLKELVDPTMGSISIAFVHSLGISYMPSMIKAFKQVNPDYSLSLQEGKAPTIIKDLLTNTVDFGFGTQYKTFPELEYTTLFTDQIVLVASENHPFVRRNKPITLDELEAEPFISYTPGTELKKLLDSTFSSQNRTLHTVYEGLEINSIVGLVKENEGVAFIADSIVSSINGIQKVEVEGLTIERPIYLIHKKQGYLSKAALTFKEFMLSHHAVHQ from the coding sequence ATGGATATGTCTCAATTACAAAATTTTATCGTTGTTGCCGAAGAAGAAAATATGACGAAAGCTGCAGACTTACTTTTACTCTCTCAACCTGCTTTAAGTCGCTCGATTCTGACACTAGAAAAGGAACTTGGCGTCCCCTTGTTTGATCGAAAGAACCGTAAAATCGTCTTAAACCGCTACGGGAGAGCCTTTCTCCTCAATGCAAAACAGATGATGCAATACTGGAATCATGCAAAGTTAAACTTAAAAGAGCTTGTCGATCCTACAATGGGCAGCATTTCAATTGCCTTTGTACATAGTCTCGGAATCTCCTATATGCCTAGCATGATTAAAGCATTTAAACAGGTAAATCCAGACTATTCCTTGTCATTGCAAGAAGGGAAAGCGCCTACAATTATTAAAGATTTATTAACCAACACTGTTGATTTCGGCTTCGGAACACAATATAAAACGTTTCCTGAGCTTGAATATACAACGTTGTTTACTGATCAAATTGTTCTAGTTGCGTCGGAAAACCATCCGTTTGTGAGACGAAATAAACCGATTACCTTGGATGAATTAGAAGCAGAACCGTTTATATCCTACACACCAGGAACCGAGTTAAAGAAATTGCTTGATTCTACCTTCTCGTCTCAAAACCGAACCCTTCATACGGTTTACGAAGGTCTAGAAATTAACAGCATCGTTGGCCTTGTGAAAGAAAATGAAGGCGTTGCATTTATTGCGGATTCGATCGTCTCCTCCATAAACGGCATTCAGAAAGTGGAGGTCGAAGGATTAACGATTGAGCGTCCTATCTATCTCATTCATAAAAAACAAGGATACCTCTCGAAAGCCGCGTTAACGTTTAAAGAGTTTATGCTTTCGCACCATGCTGTTCATCAATAA
- a CDS encoding BCCT family transporter, with product MGEESTKKVGPVFYWSVGILAVIILIGIISPSFLESTTASIQAAISSTLGWYYLIIVTLFVLICLYLIISPYGKIKLGKPDEKPEYNYLTWFALLFSAGMGTGLLFWGTAEPISHFALSSPTVEEGTNQAALESMRFVFFHWGIHAWGIYAMVAISLAFFKFRREAPGMISATLSPIMNTKGSTGKVIDVIAIVATVSGIATTLGFGAAQMNGGLSYLWGVPNTFWVQLIIILIITVIFLISASTGINKGIRILSNSNMILALVLLLFFMVFGSTIYSLNLFTDTLGRYIQRLPEMSFRISPLNEENRTWINDWTIFYWAWWMAWSPYVGTFIARVSRGRTIREFTIGVLLVPSLVGFIWFAFLGGTAIDFEMSGVTNLAPLATEQMLFGVLEAMPLSLITSVLAIVLIAFFFITSGDSATFVLGMQSTNGTLNPSTKIKFTWGIMLSAIAIVLLYSGGLQALQNTMIIAALPFSIIMILMAYSLIKALSQEKEEIEQSRAKRRQRKEYRIQKQQINKEKRKEKREVNEQKKEEKRNVSERKKQEKRDVKKAIIEDAPEERESPTKKDD from the coding sequence ATGGGAGAAGAATCAACAAAGAAGGTTGGCCCTGTATTTTATTGGTCAGTAGGGATTTTAGCAGTCATTATTTTAATTGGAATTATTAGTCCGTCCTTCTTAGAATCAACAACGGCATCCATTCAAGCTGCTATATCGTCCACGTTAGGATGGTATTATTTAATTATTGTGACCCTCTTCGTTCTTATATGTTTGTATTTAATTATTAGTCCGTACGGGAAAATTAAATTAGGAAAGCCAGATGAAAAACCAGAGTACAACTATCTTACTTGGTTTGCGTTATTGTTCAGTGCTGGAATGGGGACGGGTCTCTTATTCTGGGGGACAGCTGAACCAATTTCACATTTTGCCTTAAGTTCTCCTACAGTTGAAGAAGGTACAAATCAAGCAGCATTAGAGTCCATGCGGTTTGTCTTTTTCCATTGGGGCATTCACGCTTGGGGGATTTACGCAATGGTTGCCATCAGTCTTGCGTTTTTTAAATTCCGTCGTGAAGCCCCTGGGATGATTAGCGCTACTCTTTCTCCTATTATGAATACAAAAGGGAGTACAGGGAAAGTCATTGATGTGATTGCGATTGTCGCGACGGTTTCAGGTATTGCTACAACGCTTGGGTTTGGTGCCGCTCAAATGAACGGAGGTCTCTCTTATTTATGGGGCGTACCGAATACGTTCTGGGTTCAACTTATTATCATCTTAATTATTACCGTTATCTTTTTAATTTCAGCTTCAACCGGTATTAATAAAGGAATACGGATCTTAAGTAATTCTAATATGATTTTAGCGTTAGTTTTACTATTGTTTTTTATGGTGTTTGGTTCGACGATTTATTCGCTTAACTTATTTACCGATACATTGGGTCGATACATACAACGATTACCGGAAATGAGTTTTCGGATATCACCATTAAATGAAGAAAACCGGACGTGGATTAACGACTGGACCATTTTCTATTGGGCATGGTGGATGGCGTGGTCTCCTTATGTCGGAACGTTTATCGCTCGTGTGTCTCGTGGACGTACGATCCGAGAGTTTACGATTGGTGTCTTACTCGTCCCTTCATTAGTAGGATTCATTTGGTTTGCCTTTCTTGGAGGAACCGCCATTGACTTTGAAATGTCCGGTGTAACAAATTTAGCTCCTTTAGCAACCGAGCAGATGCTTTTCGGTGTACTTGAAGCAATGCCTTTGAGCTTAATTACGTCAGTTTTAGCTATTGTATTAATTGCATTCTTTTTCATCACTTCTGGAGACTCCGCAACCTTTGTGCTTGGGATGCAATCAACGAATGGAACATTGAATCCAAGTACAAAAATTAAGTTTACTTGGGGCATCATGTTATCTGCAATTGCGATTGTGTTGCTCTATTCTGGCGGATTACAAGCATTACAAAATACGATGATTATTGCCGCATTGCCTTTCTCAATCATTATGATTCTCATGGCGTATTCCTTAATCAAAGCGTTAAGCCAGGAAAAAGAAGAGATTGAACAGTCACGTGCGAAGCGAAGACAACGAAAAGAATATCGCATTCAAAAACAACAAATTAATAAAGAAAAACGTAAAGAAAAACGAGAAGTAAATGAACAAAAGAAAGAAGAAAAACGAAACGTCTCTGAACGCAAAAAGCAAGAAAAGCGTGACGTGAAAAAAGCAATCATAGAAGATGCGCCTGAAGAACGAGAGTCACCAACGAAAAAAGACGATTAA
- a CDS encoding YdcF family protein encodes MKKMYADITDFVFVESTVEKADILFIPGSDHPPLMEKAAALYHGGFTPYILISGGYKAGLNQTECDYLKQIGDALQIPIGCMLTEPYAQHTYENAHFSRDYVHKENISVKKAIIVCKATHSRRVLLTYQAVFGPGVEFYVVPCVDRFGIERTFREIKKIGMYGKQIIRF; translated from the coding sequence ATGAAGAAGATGTATGCCGATATAACGGACTTTGTTTTTGTTGAATCGACAGTAGAAAAAGCCGACATACTGTTTATTCCAGGTTCTGACCATCCTCCGTTAATGGAGAAAGCAGCTGCTCTTTATCATGGTGGGTTTACACCATATATCCTTATTTCTGGTGGATATAAAGCGGGTTTGAATCAAACAGAGTGCGACTATTTAAAGCAGATTGGCGATGCCTTGCAGATTCCAATAGGATGTATGCTTACGGAGCCATACGCACAACATACGTATGAGAATGCACATTTTTCTCGCGACTACGTCCATAAAGAAAACATCTCGGTGAAAAAAGCCATTATTGTATGCAAAGCAACACATTCTAGGAGGGTGTTGCTTACTTATCAAGCTGTATTTGGTCCCGGTGTTGAGTTCTATGTTGTTCCTTGTGTTGATCGATTCGGGATTGAACGGACGTTCCGAGAGATTAAGAAAATTGGAATGTATGGTAAACAAATTATAAGGTTTTAG
- a CDS encoding CoA ester lyase: MKSRSMLFVPASSTKMLQKGLQSNADQVIYDLEDSIAFTHKEEARERLAVFLNENQHDEKKIYIRINERGSAAFEEDLKTISSLSGIHVLLPKANHSDDIEYVNETLGKDHNRSIVPIIETAKGMWHVEQISTTRNVEKLAFGSLDYCLDLNIDPSPSGTELLYARSRIVLASKMANLAPPIDGVYQDIQNQVGFAHEAEAGKRLGFQGKLLIHPNQVEQANQCFAPSLSEIDEAKTIVEAFKESETQGKAAVQVNGKMVDYPVVKRAERLLQLFG, translated from the coding sequence ATGAAGAGTCGTTCGATGCTATTTGTACCAGCAAGTTCAACAAAGATGTTGCAAAAAGGCTTACAATCCAATGCAGATCAAGTCATTTATGATTTAGAGGATTCGATCGCTTTCACGCATAAAGAAGAAGCAAGAGAGCGACTGGCTGTATTTTTAAATGAAAATCAACATGATGAAAAAAAGATTTATATCCGGATAAATGAAAGGGGCTCGGCTGCTTTTGAGGAAGATTTGAAGACAATTAGCTCTCTCTCGGGTATTCATGTGCTCCTTCCAAAAGCCAATCACTCAGACGATATCGAGTATGTGAATGAAACACTCGGCAAAGATCATAATCGTTCCATTGTGCCTATTATTGAAACAGCAAAGGGAATGTGGCATGTGGAACAGATTTCTACGACAAGAAATGTTGAAAAACTTGCCTTTGGTTCACTGGACTATTGTCTTGATCTGAACATTGATCCAAGCCCATCTGGCACGGAACTCCTTTATGCACGTTCAAGAATTGTGCTTGCCTCAAAAATGGCGAATCTCGCTCCACCTATCGACGGTGTGTATCAAGATATTCAGAACCAAGTAGGGTTTGCCCATGAAGCAGAAGCCGGGAAGCGACTTGGTTTTCAAGGGAAACTGTTGATTCACCCTAACCAAGTGGAGCAAGCGAATCAATGCTTTGCTCCTAGCCTTTCGGAAATTGATGAGGCAAAAACCATTGTGGAAGCATTTAAAGAAAGTGAAACACAAGGAAAAGCTGCGGTCCAAGTCAATGGAAAAATGGTCGATTATCCAGTAGTAAAGCGAGCAGAGCGGTTGCTGCAATTATTCGGGTAA
- a CDS encoding helix-turn-helix domain-containing protein, with protein MTREIVLNGLNEEVFPFVNGEWHHSFELTKLSETTLGYIPLHWHKEFQFMLVITGSVNVQILDQDVKLNKGEGAFIQSGVVHKIFELQPSTTFICWNTGMKLQAHLQPYVDTLLARNDFMFMLFSPKLMNDQIILKAIKESYDATRTKKFGHELEIMGNYMRCLSFIIQRQEGVPVNKEGWYDARVKQILAFIHTNYASAVTLEDLARLIHLTKAETIRLFKRYVGQTPFQYMNHYRLEKSRILLVETVSTVTETAMICGFSSVSYYISQFKRAYGFTPKQYQKERKTKQTKEAVHDRIEKNGRTRW; from the coding sequence ATGACGAGAGAGATTGTCCTGAATGGATTAAATGAAGAAGTATTTCCCTTCGTTAACGGAGAGTGGCATCATTCTTTTGAATTGACGAAACTATCAGAAACAACACTCGGGTATATTCCATTACATTGGCACAAAGAATTTCAATTTATGCTCGTAATAACGGGGAGCGTGAATGTTCAAATCTTAGATCAGGATGTAAAATTGAATAAGGGAGAGGGTGCATTTATTCAATCTGGGGTTGTCCATAAAATCTTTGAGCTTCAACCGAGTACAACGTTTATATGCTGGAATACAGGAATGAAGCTACAAGCACATTTACAGCCCTATGTAGACACGCTGTTAGCGAGAAATGATTTCATGTTTATGCTCTTTTCACCAAAATTAATGAACGACCAGATCATTCTTAAAGCGATAAAAGAAAGTTATGATGCTACCCGAACAAAGAAGTTTGGTCATGAATTAGAAATTATGGGCAACTACATGCGTTGTTTATCGTTCATTATTCAGAGGCAAGAAGGAGTGCCGGTAAACAAAGAGGGTTGGTATGATGCGAGAGTGAAGCAGATTCTTGCTTTTATTCACACAAATTACGCTTCAGCGGTAACGTTAGAAGACCTTGCACGTCTTATTCATCTAACGAAAGCTGAAACGATCCGATTGTTTAAACGATATGTAGGTCAAACGCCTTTTCAATATATGAATCATTATCGCTTAGAGAAGAGTCGAATCTTATTAGTGGAAACCGTAAGTACGGTAACAGAGACTGCAATGATATGCGGGTTTTCAAGCGTTAGTTATTACATTTCTCAATTTAAAAGGGCTTATGGATTCACACCAAAACAATACCAGAAAGAGAGGAAGACGAAGCAAACAAAAGAAGCTGTACATGATAGAATAGAAAAAAATGGTAGGACAAGGTGGTGA
- a CDS encoding CaiB/BaiF CoA-transferase family protein: MLPLEGITVVSIEQAVAAPFASRQLADLGARVIKVERPGRGDFARDYDETVNGLSSHFTWLNRSKESLAIDLKEEESKALLLDILKDADVFIQNLAPGAIDRLGLGTEVVRERNPKLITVSISGYGENGSYRDKKAYDLLIQCEAGAVSVTGTEETPSKTGISIADIAAGMYTYSGVLTALLARGKTGEGTHLEISMLEALGEWMNYPLYYEGIGNGQLQRTGASHATIFPYGPFQTADQTVFLGIQNDREWERFCLHVLEDEVLANNPRYQTNAKRNEDKDKLAQIIDQKLSTLSSKAVIKRLDEQKIANARLNTMSEFREHPQLKERNRWREVDSPNGRVPTLIPPVTTPLFDVVMNPIPAVGEHTEAIRKEFSAPVGRS; encoded by the coding sequence ATGCTTCCACTAGAAGGAATAACGGTTGTATCAATTGAACAAGCTGTTGCCGCTCCTTTTGCTTCTCGTCAACTTGCGGATTTAGGAGCCCGAGTCATTAAAGTTGAGCGACCAGGCCGAGGGGATTTTGCAAGAGATTATGATGAAACCGTTAATGGGTTATCCAGTCATTTTACATGGTTAAACCGCTCAAAAGAGTCATTAGCCATTGATCTTAAAGAAGAAGAAAGCAAAGCACTATTGCTCGACATTTTAAAAGATGCAGATGTGTTCATCCAAAATTTAGCTCCTGGCGCAATTGATCGGTTAGGACTAGGAACTGAAGTTGTTAGGGAACGAAATCCAAAATTGATTACAGTATCGATTTCTGGTTACGGGGAAAATGGCTCTTACAGAGACAAAAAAGCATATGATTTATTAATTCAATGTGAAGCAGGAGCCGTTTCGGTGACAGGTACCGAAGAAACGCCGTCAAAAACAGGGATTTCTATTGCTGATATTGCTGCTGGCATGTATACGTATAGTGGCGTATTAACGGCATTGCTCGCTCGAGGAAAAACAGGAGAAGGTACGCATCTTGAAATTTCCATGCTCGAAGCGCTAGGAGAATGGATGAACTATCCGCTTTATTATGAGGGGATTGGCAACGGCCAGCTGCAGCGAACCGGGGCGAGTCATGCGACAATTTTTCCATATGGACCTTTTCAAACCGCAGATCAAACCGTCTTTTTAGGTATTCAAAATGATCGCGAGTGGGAGCGTTTTTGTTTGCATGTTCTTGAAGACGAAGTGTTAGCGAATAATCCTCGTTATCAGACGAATGCAAAGCGAAACGAAGATAAAGATAAATTAGCGCAAATTATTGATCAGAAGCTGTCGACGTTATCGTCGAAAGCGGTGATCAAGCGTCTAGATGAACAAAAAATCGCCAACGCAAGACTCAATACGATGAGCGAATTTCGGGAACATCCACAGCTTAAAGAAAGAAACCGCTGGCGTGAAGTGGATTCACCAAATGGTCGGGTGCCAACATTGATCCCACCAGTGACAACGCCGCTATTCGATGTTGTGATGAATCCAATCCCAGCTGTAGGAGAGCATACTGAAGCCATTCGAAAAGAATTTTCTGCTCCAGTTGGGAGGTCGTGA
- a CDS encoding acyl-CoA dehydrogenase family protein, whose product MTQLIDKQEEVKQQLREDVRSFCSNYSNSYWRELDRKREYPYEFVNEMTRLGYLSVLIPKEYGGGGLGMTEASIILEEIHRAGGHAAGCHAQMYTMGALLKHGNDSQKQTYLPKIADGTIRFQSFSITEPEAGSNTTAIQTEAKKTDSGYVINGHKNWTSRILQSDLLMLLARTTPLDQVKKKTDGISLFLIDLREIRKEQPDSLMIEQVETMFNYATNKVWYKDMHIPHEALIGEEGKGFKYVLDGMNAERILLASEAIGDGYFFIDQAVTYASEREVFNKKIGSNQGVQFPIAKAYAEVRAADLMRNQACAQFDSNQPCGELANTAKYLSSEASWAAGNACIDTFGGNGFVKDYDIERKFRETRMYQVAPVNNNMILSYIGQHVLKMPRSY is encoded by the coding sequence ATGACCCAATTAATTGATAAACAAGAAGAAGTGAAACAACAATTACGAGAAGATGTTCGATCATTTTGTTCAAATTATTCAAATAGCTACTGGCGCGAATTAGATCGGAAAAGAGAATACCCATATGAATTTGTAAATGAAATGACGCGATTAGGTTATTTATCTGTCCTCATTCCAAAAGAGTACGGTGGAGGTGGACTTGGGATGACTGAAGCAAGCATCATTTTAGAAGAAATTCACCGAGCTGGTGGTCATGCAGCTGGTTGTCACGCACAAATGTATACGATGGGTGCGCTGCTAAAGCACGGAAATGACAGTCAAAAACAAACGTATTTACCTAAAATTGCGGACGGCACCATCCGCTTTCAATCTTTTTCAATTACAGAACCAGAAGCAGGATCGAATACAACAGCGATTCAAACTGAAGCGAAAAAGACCGATTCAGGGTATGTCATTAACGGTCACAAAAACTGGACCAGTCGGATTCTTCAATCAGACTTACTCATGTTATTGGCACGTACCACGCCACTTGATCAAGTAAAAAAGAAGACAGACGGAATTAGTTTATTTTTAATTGATCTTAGAGAGATTCGAAAAGAACAGCCAGATTCACTCATGATTGAACAAGTCGAGACAATGTTTAACTATGCAACAAATAAAGTTTGGTACAAAGATATGCATATCCCTCATGAAGCGCTAATTGGAGAAGAGGGGAAAGGGTTTAAATACGTCCTTGACGGTATGAATGCAGAGCGAATTTTGCTCGCATCAGAGGCGATTGGCGATGGCTATTTCTTTATCGATCAAGCTGTCACATATGCAAGTGAACGAGAAGTGTTTAATAAGAAGATTGGCTCCAATCAAGGGGTGCAGTTTCCAATTGCGAAGGCTTATGCAGAGGTAAGGGCTGCGGATCTAATGCGAAATCAAGCGTGTGCGCAATTCGATTCAAATCAGCCATGCGGAGAGCTTGCGAACACCGCAAAATACCTTTCGAGTGAAGCAAGTTGGGCTGCTGGAAATGCGTGTATTGATACGTTTGGTGGAAACGGTTTCGTAAAAGATTATGATATTGAACGAAAATTTCGGGAGACAAGAATGTATCAAGTCGCGCCAGTCAATAACAATATGATTCTTTCATACATTGGACAGCATGTGTTAAAGATGCCGCGGTCTTATTGA
- a CDS encoding Fe-S-containing hydro-lyase, whose product MMSAPINISLPLSTENQRKLRAGDRVLLTGVMFTARDAAHKKMAEALKAGGSLPISIEGQTLYYVGPTPAKPGYPVGTAGPTTSERMDDYTPLLLEQGLRGMIGKGHRSDGVVQAIKKHNAIYFAATGGAGALLAKSILEMEPVAYVDLGPEAIHSVKVKDFPVIVINDSEGNDWYQQIKDNHAKM is encoded by the coding sequence ATGATGAGCGCACCAATCAATATATCTTTGCCTCTCTCAACAGAGAATCAACGAAAGTTAAGAGCAGGAGATCGTGTTTTGTTAACTGGCGTCATGTTCACGGCTCGAGATGCCGCGCATAAAAAGATGGCCGAGGCGTTAAAAGCTGGAGGATCATTACCAATCTCAATTGAAGGGCAGACGCTCTACTATGTTGGTCCTACGCCTGCGAAGCCGGGGTATCCAGTGGGAACGGCGGGTCCAACAACAAGCGAAAGAATGGATGATTATACGCCCTTATTGTTAGAACAAGGTTTAAGAGGGATGATTGGCAAAGGCCATCGAAGCGACGGTGTTGTACAGGCGATAAAGAAGCATAACGCTATTTATTTTGCGGCAACAGGTGGTGCCGGGGCATTACTCGCTAAGTCTATTTTGGAAATGGAACCAGTCGCTTACGTAGATTTAGGACCAGAAGCGATTCATAGTGTAAAAGTTAAAGATTTTCCGGTAATCGTGATTAATGATTCGGAGGGAAATGATTGGTATCAACAGATTAAAGATAACCATGCAAAAATGTAA
- a CDS encoding DMT family transporter: MDTRFHVYLATIVGAACWGLIGLFIAPLYEAGFTPWDAVTIRAVFTFAILILIMLVASPKQLKTDWRDHLFFASAGVISIAFFNYFYFEVFSQSSLAIAVTLLYTGPIFVTLLSRIFFKEAITSRKIGALGLAVVGCGFVVGFFPYGEQAISLQVVVFGLLSGFFYALYSIFTKPVTKKYSVMTITTYVFFYTSVFMLLFSDTTQKMVLFQQTEVFVSALLLALISTVAGYFFYTFGLKYLEASKASILATMEPLVAVLTGVLFLGEFLSFWQVIGIVLVLYAAILVVERKKKRPSIQQEM; encoded by the coding sequence GTGGATACACGTTTTCACGTCTATCTCGCAACAATCGTTGGCGCTGCTTGTTGGGGATTAATTGGGTTATTTATCGCGCCTTTATACGAAGCTGGGTTTACGCCATGGGATGCTGTAACAATTCGGGCTGTCTTTACGTTTGCGATTTTAATTCTCATTATGCTTGTGGCGAGCCCAAAGCAATTAAAAACTGACTGGCGCGATCATCTATTTTTTGCAAGCGCTGGCGTCATTAGTATCGCATTTTTTAATTATTTTTACTTTGAGGTATTTTCACAATCAAGTTTAGCAATTGCTGTAACGCTCCTGTATACGGGACCGATTTTTGTGACGCTTTTGTCTAGAATCTTTTTTAAAGAAGCGATCACGAGCCGAAAAATAGGGGCTCTAGGTCTAGCAGTCGTTGGCTGTGGCTTCGTTGTAGGTTTCTTTCCGTATGGAGAGCAAGCCATCTCCTTACAGGTCGTGGTGTTTGGTTTGTTATCAGGATTTTTTTATGCTCTTTATAGTATTTTCACAAAACCTGTTACAAAAAAGTATTCCGTCATGACGATTACAACGTATGTCTTTTTCTATACAAGTGTGTTCATGCTCCTTTTTAGTGACACGACGCAGAAAATGGTTTTATTTCAACAGACAGAAGTCTTTGTAAGTGCGCTGCTTCTCGCCCTTATTTCCACTGTAGCAGGTTATTTCTTCTATACATTTGGACTGAAATACTTGGAAGCAAGTAAAGCATCGATACTAGCAACGATGGAGCCACTAGTAGCAGTATTGACGGGTGTCTTGTTTTTAGGTGAGTTCTTGTCTTTTTGGCAAGTTATTGGAATCGTCCTTGTGCTGTATGCGGCAATTTTGGTTGTGGAACGGAAGAAAAAACGCCCTTCTATTCAGCAGGAAATGTGA